ACAATAAAAACAGTAGAATGAGTTCCTTAACTATGAAAATGCATAGCAACACACCTAGCTATGTTTTGGAgcataaaacaaataataatagtgaagaacaaaaaaataatgattttattttgggaaatggaatgaaaaattttgaCTTAAATCCTgtaaaagataaatatgataatttatacggaaattattatattaatgatgataatCACAGCAGTAGCAGTgaccaaaaaataaaaaatcccAACCTTGAAATCCAAGACACATTAAATCgaaggaaaaaaaacaacttAAAAACCATTTCTATGGAACAACTTCCATTTTACAATTCCGTGagtaattttgaaaataactACGAAAATAACTCCagttattataaatatgcaaaagGCACAAACACAACACCAATGCTAAatgaaaacataaataacaCATGCATAAATCAAGCAATTTATGATAACAATAGACAAAATGCTGAAACTCCAAGGTCTAACAATTATCCTGTATTTAACATGGGCATtcagaataataaaataaatacagaAGCATTAGATGAAAATGGCCAAATGCAATcgaaaaatgttttaactaataatttatttaaaataaataaaaaatataattcaaatactatagaaacaaataacaatcttatatatgataataatgaaaatgctcaatataattatttaaatgatttaCACACAAGTGGAAGGAACTCTATTTATGAATCACATATGAACTTGCCATCGAATCAGACACaccttttatatttaaataatttaaatgcaaaaaatttagAGAACATATCTGAacgaaaaaatagtatGCCTAATGAATACATCAATTTTAATTcctttaataatatttataatgtaCCCCAATTTGATAATCTAACAAATCACGTAAACAGTAATACaagatataataataatagcaatATTTGTGATAACTCCATAAGCAATACTAATAGTAACATTAACCCCACCAATAACAATACACCTGCAGTATATAACACTGAAGGACCTATTCCACATGctgataataattataatgtaataaatatgccATTAGATAAAAACGCCATTATACCAAACCCTCATTATTCCTCCAAtacaaatgataataaaaattgtgcaATATACAATAATACTAGATATTCAAATAGGACATTTTGCaattataacaataatattaaaggCTCCAATGataacaatatttatattcccaataatgatattaaatcatataatgataatattatgcACAATTTGAACAACAATATAAAGGGCTATAATAACAGTAGTGTATACACTTATAGAAATAACAATATTGCTACCAGTTAtgggaaaaataataaggaaCATAACAAAggcaataataatttatataatattaacaatcataaaaattatatgcataatgaTTCGtctaatttaataaatgtaaaatcCGAGCACcctgaaaaatataattgtgaaaataatttattagatAATGTtgataaatcaaataaaaataatttaaataggCAAATGGATAACGAAGAATTAAATAGTCTTATAACAGAACCACAAATAAGACCCTTtgacaattttaaaacaacagaggaaaatattatgcgaaacaatattaataatagatttattaacaataataataatgatcattatcattatcaaatgatgataaacaatatcaatttatataatgcttataaacatttatataacaataataataatagatatatatataacccAAACAGCAATGAAAAAtcatcaaataatataaatatttatagtgatatcaataattttcctcaaaaaaaaattaatacatatacacCCAATAATTTGTTAACTTCACAAGCCAACTTAATAAGtcacataaaaaatgatatgcCATCAAGCGGTTgtgatattaataaaagcaACAATGAAGACATGAAAAACGAAAATggttttaattatttgtataatgGTGTTccttttgattattttaagAATGATATGGCTTTTATctacaataataatatgagaAATATTGGAAATGCTATCGAAGGTACCAACACTATCAATgatcataataaaaaatttgaaaatgatgatgaacgaatgaaagaaaatcaaaataacaatatcTATGCCAACTTAAATAATTACCCatcaaataatacaataattTGTAAAGACccgaaaaattattatattaaaaataattttgataccttaaataatatagaaaacTTAAATGcgataaaaaatgaaaacacCATAAACAACAGCAATACCATAACAAATTCGTCTGTAGacttacaaaataataaaacaaaaaataaagacagTCCTAATTTCAATGTTAACAATTGCaacgaaaataatatttcgtctgatttaaaatatatctatgaattaaataaattttataatccAAAAGGAACGAGTTACAAGAAAATTGATGACCGCATTAATGGAACAATGAACAACATAAATATGACTAGCAATATGAATACTACTGAAACTTTAGGAAGTAATGTAgatgataattataaaaacattaataatataagtaCTACTCgaaatagaaataatagTCTCAATATGGTGAATGATAACCAATATATACAGTTGCAAGACGGTGCTTATAAAATTTCgaataattatgataattctgtaaataaagaagataCAGAATCTTGCCAGAAAAAATCAAGTAATTtaagaaattataatttaattgataatatgaacatgatgtatttaaataaagctaataaaaacatatacaaTCAtccatattataaaaatagcatcgacgaaaattatttcaattcgaatatgaatatttcaTTACAACCAGAGTTTAATGATCCAAacaatattattcataataatttgaaaaaaataaaagcagACAAACCATATAATCAGCCATATATACCTAACTTCGCATACAATAGAAATTCGaattatagtaataataatgttaaCGAAATAAGCCAAATAAatgatggaaaaaatagagGCCCAACAAATAATTACTACATGCCGCCATATATGAATCCAAATGATCAACCACCATATTTTAAAgacaattatttaaatatgggaaaaaataatattgatatagacaatataaattattataaagcACAACAATATTACACAAATAATAAgtttattaatatgaattatgacaaaaatatatatacggATGAACCAAATAAGTATTCTAAAAATTATCCTAATGAAGCCTTTCGAGAAAATATAGATGGTACTTATAACTATAATTTGGGTATGCAAAATGAATATCATAATCCAAATTACCCATTAAattctttaaataataacaatatatacaataattatgtttatttaagTATGCtaaataatgcatataatacaaaCAACAATCTTAAATTACACAACttagaagaaaataacaaaataatccaatataataataaaaaaaacacttACAGTGATTTTAACAATCCAAACAACAATATTAGCAATACTAATGATTTATTTCCACTAAAAATTATGGAACCTAATGAAAATAGAATTATGACCCCCCTTAATCATATTCCAGTCCCAGTTAAAAATTACTATAATCTTCAACTCGTATTAAACTATTTACGAGGAAGACAATTCCAACAATCTTTTAATCACAGCGCTtcaaatacaaataataataacaatttacGAAATGACACCAAAAGGAATTATTCCATATCTTCAGTAGGGTTTAGCAATCGAAGCAAAAGGTAATTCTTCCCCCCAAAAGAAGGAacacaaatatataccttcacaaatataataaaacttAACATTGCatacatttttctttttctctatttttttctgacTCAGATGGACAATTTGCCCCTCGTATATATGCTGTAACAGTGCCTTATGCAGATTTAAACTAACATGCAATTTTAAGTTTTTGCAATTCAATCATTCCAATTATAGTTTCAACATACCTTatgctatatataattgttacAAAAACCTTATGaacttttataattattttacttcAACCCTTTGCCCTCAGCAAACCTATTTGTCGAAGCATTCCACTCAAgtatgttatatttatgcacactatattatcattttttgtgtttCCATATTAATgccaaatttataataatatattttatatataaatattatgcaaTTGTATTCATGTAAATTCTTtcctttttcaaaaatatcatGTTAGGAACACGAAACCATATTCAATGTTTATTGGCATTTACTAAACacggaaaaatataaatatatacaaaacatcatattgtttttagataataatttatatacaagAGCAGCATggctattaaaaaaaggatataATATGGATGATTTTGAAGTTCAAAAAGCAGaaagaaaattaataaaactaATGCTTTtagtatttaaatttactTATGAccataaaaatgataattcgAAATATGAGCATATAAAGGCTTTTCTATATCCATTAAGGAACTCccatataaattttgaaataatgaatcgattcttattttattaaactgTTTTTGTACATATCATTTCCACTATCTTCACAAGCATGCATagcatcattttttaatttagaCACTTTTCTACACAACGTTACATGATTTTCTTagatattttcatattcaaaaagtttaatatatgtgtatacaTACTCATGATATATCCTAAATACTTCATACCTGCACACATGCATATTAACGCCTTTCTTTCATCATATATGTTTgcagcatatatatgtttgtataaaattttcccttattttattcatcgaatttaaaataatatgtatgtatatgcaaaatataCTCATCACTATAAACCAGCTATAATCCCATATCCAATGTTTTAAGTGCGCcgcttatatttttataatgctCAAAAGAAAACATGTGGATTGCCATGATTTTAGCtatatattgtaattattttattttaattatttttgtatgttcataagaatttttaatcaaaaacaataaacaattaaaaaatatatattataaaaattcatatatttaaaaaacacaCACATAAATgaccaaaaaaataaacatttttatattttatttaattaacaaaagtgtagctataaaaaattgaaataagCAAATTGggaaaaaagaaatcaatagcctattattttttgtgaatTTTCCTAAAATAAGGATACAATCtacgaaaataataataaataaaaaatattgtctatataaaaatgcataaaacCTATGAtcatattttctttcacaatttaaaatatacaattatcAATAAAATCATTCATTCTATAaacttattaatataacataatttttaattatatgaatgcTCAACTTACTGTAGGACGACCATACTGTGGATattatggaaaataaaagctGGACCATTTTACATGGTATAAAGATATTAATAAACGAGGAAAATACGATTGGGAATAAAGAGTAGCTAATAATGCATAATGactgaaaaaaatgtctaaaattaaaaacatagaatgcatatatttataattatactaGTAAactaattttaaaaaatatgaaacaTGATTGCAGATTAATATTATGCAGATTAAGGGCTAACACAACACTTCAACATTGGTTTTTTCTTCTAACATATTATTGTATAGTTTTAACTTACATTCTTATATGTAGTAATGACAAATTTAAGGATACTAAAATATGCCCAACCATAaaaatgacaaaaaaatatgcaaatgtATTCTTCTTGTCCAATATTTCCTTatccaaaaatataattctacataataaaaaaaaatgttggtatatatattatacatatgctATTAAAAAGGTAGATagtattttctaaaattttCTTGTTCTCAATTATGATATGAAAacttgtttatatttataaaaaaattacattgATAAGGTCACGTAAACAATAAACGATCCCCATAAGTCCccttgaaaaaaaaaataatattataaaaaatgtaaaaataatagtctaaatattgtttttcattctattttttgctttttttgttacattttttcactatattatcattgtCGTATTGATGAAAGCAAGACTGTAATATGTTCTTATAAATACTTTTCGCATCCCGTATCTgtattgttaataaaataataaaaataaataatttaatatagttACTGTGTATGCTTCTTACAATTTAGcctttttaaata
This sequence is a window from Plasmodium chabaudi chabaudi strain AS genome assembly, chromosome: 7. Protein-coding genes within it:
- a CDS encoding protein YIPF6, putative, which translates into the protein MATKTMQYTNYEFTMDEPIQDTLIRDAKSIYKNILQSCFHQYDNDNIVKKWDLWGSFIVYVTLSIIIFLDKEILDKKNTFAYFFVIFMVGHILVSLNLSLLHIRIHFFQSLCIISYSLFPIVFSSFINIFIPCKMVQLLFSIISTVWSSYNCILILGKFTKNNRLLISFFPICLFQFFIATLLLIK